The genomic stretch CCTCGACACTCCCCTTGGCGCCTTTCTGTAATCCTCACCCGGGGACGGGCGCGAAACGATCTGGAGGTGGAAGATCATGAAACCCTGCCTGAGGATCGCGGTCATCACTGCGGCGGCGTTTCTGATGCTGCAGGCCTGGCTTCCGCCAGGCCTCGCCGACAATGTGTCGTGGGACCTCGACCAGGTCGTGCAGATCGCCCTCGCCCGCCACCCCCTGGTCAGCCAGGCCGATGCGGATACCCAGGCGGCAGCGGCGCGAAAAGGACAGGCGCAGTCGTCCTACTACCCGCAGATCGGCCTCTCCACCGGATACGCCAGGTCCCGGGCGTTCTCTCCCACCCTCCAACAAAGCCTCACGTCCTCCTCCGAGTTCCTCCAGGGCAATCTCTCCCAGATCCTCACCGATTTCGGCCGCACCGGCGCCGCGGTAGGCCGGGCCGAGGCGCTGTTTTCGTCCTCGAGGGAAACGGGGAGATCCGTCCGCGAGGATGTCGCTTTCAGTGCAAAGGTCGGCTATTACAACGTCCTGCGCGCGCAGCGGATCCTCACCGTCAGCCAGGAGACCGTGAAGCAGCGCGAATCCTTATCCAGGCAGGCGCAGGCCTTCTACGAGGCGGGGATCCGGGCGCGGATCGACGTCGCCCGGGCACAGGCCAACCTGTTCCAGGCGCGCGCGGATCTTACCGGCGCCGAGAACGATCTCCGGGTCGCGCGGATCACGCTCCTCAACCGGATGGGGGTCGACGGGCCCAGGGGCTTCGAGCTGAAGGACACGCTCGCCACCGAATCCGTCCCCGGCACGCTGGAGGAGTGGGTCAAGGAAGCGGAAGCCGGCCGGCCGGAGCTCCGGGCTCTGCTGGAGCGGGAACGTGCAGCGGACATGGCCCTTCGCGCCGCCCGGGCGGGGAACTACCCGGTCCTCACGGGCAACGGTGGATACGGGTACGCTGCCGAAGACATGCCCCTCGAGCAGAACTATATCGTCACCGTCCAGCTTTCGGTCCCCATCTTCACCGGGTTCCTCACCCGCCAGCAGGTGGCGGAGGCGCGGGCGAACCTCGATTCGGCGCGCTATGCCGTGACCGACTTCCGGAGGCTGGTCCGCCTCCAGGTCGAGCAGGCGGCCCTCTCCGTCCGCGCCGCCTCCGAGCGCAGCGACGCGCGCCGGAAAGAGAAAGAGGCCTCCGAGGAGAACCTGCGGCTGGCCACGGGGCGTTACGAGGTGGGCGCGGGGGACATCATCGAGATGATCGACGCCCAGGTGCAGATGGCCCGCTCGGACACCGACATGATCGACGCTCTGTACGATACCAGCATCTCCATCACTTCGCTGCTGCGCGCAATGGGACGGTAGAAAACTTAATAAGCCGTGCGGGACACGGGAAGCGCGGTGGACTGCCCCCGCGCGAGGACGCGGCCGTCCCCGGCGGTGACGGTGAGCTCGCAGACCATCGACTGCCGCCCGCGGTGGAAGACGCGGGACTCCCCGATCACTTCCTCGCCGGGCTTCGCCGCCCGGATGACGTTCAGGCTCCACTGGACGCCGACCGCATCGGTAACCGCGTTGACCGACAGTGCGAACGCGGCGTCGGCGGCGGCGAACAGCAGCACCCCGTGCCCGATGTTGTGCGCATTCAAAAACCTCTCCTCCACCTTCACCGACACCCGCGCGTACCCTTCCCGGGCCTCCAGCAGCTTCATCCCGAAGTTCTGGATCAGCCGGTCCCCGTTCCAGATCTCCTCGATCCGCCCCATTTTCTCCCCTATCCCTTCCGGTACGCCTGCGCGTACTCCACGTAATGGTCGGCGGTGATCCGGTTGGCGTCGGCCGACTCGGGCGCAAGGATCTTCACCACTTTCCCCGGCACGCCCATCACCAGGGCGTGGGGAGGGACAACCATCTTCGGCGGGACGACGGCGCCGGCTCCGATCACGCTCCCCCTGCCGATCACCGCGCCATCCAATACGACCGAGCCGATCCCGATCAGGCAATTGTCCTCGATCGTGCAGCCGTGCGCGACAACCCCGTGCCCGAACGTCACGGAGTCGCCGACGGTCACGGCGTCGGCGTAGGTCACGTGGAGCGTGCAGTTGTCCTGCACGTTCGTCCGCTTCCCGATCCGGATCCGGTGGATGTCCCCCCGAATGACGGTGTTGAACCAGACGCTGGAGTCTTCCCCGATCTCCACGTCGCCGATGACGGCCGCGCCGTCGGCCACGAACACCGTGGAATGGCAGACGGGAACGATCCCTCGATACGATAGAAGCACGGGCTTTCGCCTCCCGGGATTTTTCCGACCATTGTACAAGATCAGGAGATGTCCCCGGGGCGGAAATCGGCGCCCTTCACGGAACGCTTGTGTCCGTTCTTCGCAGGGGCGGCCGCTGGCCGCAGGCGGGACAGGCCGAAAGGCTTGCGAGCCGGTCCGCGTATTCGAGAAAAGCCGTTACGAAGGCGGCGTGGCTCCACGTGAGGGGCGAGACCGACAGCGGCGCGTTCGTGTAGGGGTGGACCTGCTCGGCGAGCACGCCGCTCGGCAGGGCGCGCGATGCCACCCACTTGAGGATATCGAGAGCGGGCCCCAGATCCCCCGCGCTTTTCGCCAGGGCGATGTGCCACTGGGCGAGCCAGAGCGTACAGACGAACCACGGGTTCCCCGGCACGCGTTCGATGTCCCTGGACGCCTGGTGGTAATAGTCGTTTTCATAGCGGGCCAGCCCGCCGACTTCGGTCTTGACCCAGAGCCTTTCCCGCACCGCTTCCATCGTTCGAACGATCCGCGGATCGTCGGGCGGGTACATCCCGAAATACCACAGCCCGTAGAGGCTCGCGTCCAGGGTCGGATCGACGTCGACCTTCCCGTCCCCTTTCACGTCGACGGTGCGGGCGAAACGCCCCAACTCCGGGCGGTAGAGGAACCGGTCTGCTGCCGCCCGGAGATCGTCGGCGGCGCCTTTCCACTTCTGCGCGAGGTGTCCTTCATTGAACCGGTAGGCGAAGCGCGACGCCGCGACGAGCCCCGCCCACACCGCCGCGACGGTGAAGGCGTGCACTCCGTATCGTTCTTCCCAAAGGTCGTAGCTGGGATGCGGCAGGCCGGTCGACTTGTCCCGGTAGGAGACCATCCAGTCCGCCGCCCGCGCCACCAGCCCCCGGTACTTGTCCTTCGCCCATTCGACGTCCCGGAACCGGTCCATGTGCTTCCAGAGCGCCCAGAGGACGAGCCCCGTCTCGTCCTCCTGGATGGGGAGCTGCTTCCCCTCCTTCCCCTGCCACGGGTGCCAGGAGCTGGCAAGCGACCCGTCCGGGTTGTACTTGTGCAGGAAGTAGCCTTCCTTGGTGATGACGCGGTGGCAGAAATCGAAGAACGCCTGGGAGGTCTGGAAGTGGTCCGACAGATCCAGCGCGTGGGCGGCGAGCGCCCCGTCGCGCGGCCACATGTAGCTGTACGTGTCACGGGCGAAGTGGATGATGTCGTGGTCGTTGGCGGCGGTGATCGCCCCGCCGTTGTCGATCTGGGTGCGCAGGAGGAGCAGGCTTCGTCGAAAACAGCCGACGATCTCCTCCGGGATCTCCCCGAAGTCCCACTCGGACTTGTCCACCCAGAGATCCCAATAGGCGCGCGTCCGACCGATGAATTCGTCGGGGCCGCGCCTCCGGACGCTCCGGTTGATCTCCGCCACCTCGTCGAAGGTGGTCCCCACGGCCATCCAGTAATGGAGGACGGCGGGAGAGCCCGGAGATGTTTTCGCGGAGAGCCCGATCGTGGAGTCCACCGATCCTTGCGCGATGGGGTTCCCCTGGAGCTGCCCATCCTCCGCATCCTTCCAGGTTCCCTCTTTCCCCATGAACTCCTTGACGCCGGTCGCCCACTGGTCGATCCCCACCACCATCCCCGGGGGCCCCGGCTCCTCTCCCCCGTCTTCCTCGACGACCCCGGGCGGGAGACCGTCCCACTTCGCCCCGTTGATCAGGAACCATCGTTTCCCCTTGTAATGGATCAGGCAGCGGCGCTGCGGCTCGTAATAGGCCGTGTCCCCCACGGGATTCTCCAGGATGTGGAAATCGTGGTGGAAGAAGAACCGTACCTCCCGCGGCCGACCCGAGAGCTCGTGGACGTCGAAGCGCCGGACCAACAGGTTTATCGCCAGGTCGACGGCGTCCGCGCATTCGATCCGCAGTTCCAGCTCGGGGTGATGGAGGCCGACGGAGGTTACCAGGGTGTCGGTCCGGTACCGCAGGTCGCGCACCCAGCCGGGGTCGTCGATCCAGCGGAACATTCCGTCCACCCACACGCCGAACCGGAAGGCGTGTCCCTGCGCATGGTTTTCCATGCCGACATAGGGAAAATAGATGTCCCTGATCTGATACAGGGAGTCGAAATTGACGAGGAGGGCCCCGTTCCCGATCGGAAGATCCCGCGGCATAAAACTCTCCTTAGCCCGCTATCGGGGCGGCTCGACCTCCGCGAGCCAGGCGCAAAGCGCAAGGAGCAGCGCCTCCCAGAGGGGGTGGGCCTTTTTCCCCGCAAGGACCGCTGCTTTCGGGATCCAGGGCCGCAGGTGCCGCTCGATGAAGTCCCTTCGGGCGCGGCGGACTCCTTCCACCGTTTCCGGCGGCGCCCCGGACCGGTCTTCCAGCCAGAATAGCACGAGCAGGAACGCGAGCTGGTGCCGGAGATGATCGGGGTTGTCGGCGTCGCCTTTCGACACCTCGCAGCCGAACGCCTTGTAATAGAGGACGTTCTCGTGGAGAACGGCGGGGGTGTTCCCTTCCTTCATGTAATGCGTCTCGAAGAGGGGCACCGGGGGGGCAGGGAACCCAACGTCGAAGGTGGAAAGGAAAAGCGACTCCCATTCCCCGATATCGCGCGGCAGGCCCTGCCGAAGCCTGCCGGGGTCGCTTCCGCCCAGCCATCCACGCGACGCAAGATCCTCAAGCCAGTCGGAAGCAAGGATCAGGTCCCGCTGTTCCCCCGCAGGCCGGCCGAAAGCCAGGAGAAACGACCGCGCCAACGCCTCCCGGTCGGGCTTCCGCTCCCCGCGCGTCTCTTCCGCCGCGTCCCTCACGGGCGGACGAGATACCACGGGGAGTACCACTTGTAACCGTTCCGGTCTCCGGACGCCCCCTCCCAGATCGCAAACGACACGGGCAGTTCCGGATCGAAATCCTCGACCGTGAACGTTACCTGCCGCCGGCTCCCGTTCCGCGCCTGGACGGCCGATAGCCCCGAGGCATTCCGCGCCTTCTCCACGGTCCCGCGGCCGCGGCCTCGAAGCGTCTCCACTCCCGTCCCCGCCCGCCACAGGAGGATCCGGACCTCCCTGGCGGGATCCCCCATCATGATCCCGGGAGCACGGCCCCCCTTTTCCGCCGGGAGCATCAGCGCCGCGGCGTCCCCGAAGAGATCGGTCCTCGCCGTGGGCTTCTTGTAGATGGCGTCGCCGCCGTACGCTGCCCTCTTCGCTCCAGCCACTGCATCCTCGGTCGGATCCTCCCAGGAAAGCGTTACCCGCAGGGTTTTCCCGTCCACCTGCGCGCGAGCGTGCGCCTTCGGGTCCGCTTTCGGGCCGGCCGGATCCGTGAGGAACAGGGCGGGGGTCCGGTTCATGAGGAGGGGAGTGTTCCTGCCCGCCTCGAGGAGAAAATCGGCCCGGGCCGGCAAGGCCAGCGCCAGGAGGAAAACCGGTATCGTGAGGGATTTAGCGCAACGCATCGGGGAAACCTCCTGTCATCTTCCGGGCCCGGCGGGGGCGGGAATCCGGTAGCGGACCGAGTCATCCCGGCCGATGAGCAGTTGCAGGACCTCGCTCTTCCCCCCCGACTGGGCGATCTTCAATTCCGCCTCCAGGCGCTCCGCCACTTCCTTTACCCTTGTTCCGAACAGGTCCGTGAGCGTTTTCCACGGAATCCTCGGGTCCTCGAGAAGCCCCTTCCCGGCACTCCCCCGCCTCGGAGGGTTGAAGGGAGGGACATAGTACACATTGGGGCCCGTCCCTTTCCCGGGCAGCAGCGGGAGCGCCACCTTGTACCTCCGGACCAGCTTGTGGACGGGAGACTCCGGGTCTCCCAGGAGCCCCACGAACCGCAACCGCCCGGGGCACTGCTTCGCGCACGCGTTCGGGGTCCCCTTGGCGAGCCTCGGGTAGCAGAAGATGCACTTCTGGGAGACTCCCGCCACCTCGTTCATGTAGATCTTCTTGTACGGGCAGGCGCGCACGCACTGGCGGTATCCCCGGCACCGCTCCTGGTCGATCAGGACGAGCCCGTCCTCTTCCCGCTTGTAGATCGCCTTGCGGGGGCACGCTTCGAGACAGGCCGGGTGAGTGCAGTGGTTGCAGATCCTGGGAAGGTAGAAATAGAAATTCTCCCCCCGGTCGTTCTCCCCCACGTCCTCCTCCCAGTTGGGGGCGAACGAAGGGTCGACGTGGGGCATCACCGGCTTCCCCTTCCCCTCGAAGAGGCGCTGGGAGTAATCGTATTCGAAGGGAACCCCGTACTTCTCGAGCGGCGGGATCTCCCCGGGGATCGGCTGCC from Deltaproteobacteria bacterium RBG_16_64_85 encodes the following:
- a CDS encoding gamma carbonic anhydrase family protein, translating into MLLSYRGIVPVCHSTVFVADGAAVIGDVEIGEDSSVWFNTVIRGDIHRIRIGKRTNVQDNCTLHVTYADAVTVGDSVTFGHGVVAHGCTIEDNCLIGIGSVVLDGAVIGRGSVIGAGAVVPPKMVVPPHALVMGVPGKVVKILAPESADANRITADHYVEYAQAYRKG
- a CDS encoding respiratory nitrate reductase subunit beta, with the translated sequence MAKTQYAMVMDLNKCLGCQTCTVACKKLWTDLDGMDYMYWNNVETRPGKGYPAGWTTAGGGFAGGQPIPGEIPPLEKYGVPFEYDYSQRLFEGKGKPVMPHVDPSFAPNWEEDVGENDRGENFYFYLPRICNHCTHPACLEACPRKAIYKREEDGLVLIDQERCRGYRQCVRACPYKKIYMNEVAGVSQKCIFCYPRLAKGTPNACAKQCPGRLRFVGLLGDPESPVHKLVRRYKVALPLLPGKGTGPNVYYVPPFNPPRRGSAGKGLLEDPRIPWKTLTDLFGTRVKEVAERLEAELKIAQSGGKSEVLQLLIGRDDSVRYRIPAPAGPGR